ACTGGGACCGCCAGCATCTGGATTTTTCAACAAGCTCAGCCTGCGGCCCGTTATGCGGGCAAGATGCCCGCGCTCCGTTCTAGGGTTGATTCGCTGAGGGACTGGACTCCATCCCGATTTGCTGTAACTTGATATTCATGACAGCATCTTTGGATCCGCGCTTGAATTCCATCAGCTTTTCAAGAGTCTGGTATCCATTGATGGAATACCGGACACGATAAAAACCGGGGCGTACAGCAATAAAACGGTATTTTCCATTACCACCGGTTAGGGAACTGAGATTTTTCTTGCCATCCGATTCGGCAGCACCCTTTACCTGTTCCACTTCCCCGGCGTCCACAGCTATCAGGGAGATCTCGACTCCTTTCAGCGCCTTTCCATTTTCATCTGTGACTTTACCTTCAAAACCTCGAAAATTCTTTTGACCGGAAGAACCCGCACCGCCGCCCATGCTGAACGCAAGAGTGACAGCGCAAAACAGAATAACGAACGTCAAATAACACGATTTCTTCATCTTTCCTCCTAAGAATCTACACATGCAAAATCTCTCTAAAGAGGAAAACAATCAATGACTTTGGCACAAGTGGCTCTGATTCTGTCGCGAGCGGTTACTTTAGGCCCTTAACGAGATAGAGATCCGAAAGCACGCGGCGGTAAGTATAGGCATAGGCAGATCCATCGCGGGTGATCTGCATACTAATGGGGAGTAGAGTTCCAGCCAGATCTGGCGGAATGATCTCTTTCCAAAGTTTTCGTTCGCCGGAAGACAGATTTACAGTCTCCAATCTTACCGGGAAGGAATTTCTGAGTAGAGCGTAAACAGTCTCTGGCTCTGTTGTCCAACCTACAACAACATCTTGAGTTTCGAGTCCAGCAACTTTTCTAGGTACGCCTCCCAACACCGGGTAAAGACAGTAATCTCCTTCGATGCAAGGAGCGATCAGGAGTTTTCCATCTGGGGAAAGATGACCAGCACCCACAATTCCTTCCGGTGTTACGGGCTGAAGTTTTTCGGATTCCAAATTGTAAATCCAGAGACGGTCCAAATGTCCTTTTTCAGCTCCAATTACGAGTATTCGTTTGCCATCGGGAAACCAGGAACCACCGAATCCAAATCCCACGCGTTCCAGTGTAGGAAAGTTCAACGTTTTGGGCTGGCCGGCGCCGGTGGGAAGAATTGTGTAGCTTTTTTGAAGTCCAGGCAGAAGTGAAAGCGCCCATTTGCCATCGGGCGATAGAGCATTTGCATAACCATCGCCTAATCGAACTGCAGGAGAACCATCCATCGCGCGCAAATACACGGAATAGTTATGTCCGCCTCCTGCTCCCTGTTCTTCAAACAGAACGAACTTGCCATCTTCTGAGATGTCACGCGGAAATGCCCAATCAAACCAGGACATATCGCGTTCCATCTTATCTCCTTGCGTAAAACCGATCATTTCGCGTCGCCTGTCATCCCGCACAGCTAAAATCTCGCCCGTTGGGAGGACGTCATGCAATACGAGATTGCCGGCCATTTCATACACGATTCGTTTCTGACCGGACAGTGTAACAGCTCGCAAAGGCTGCTGGTTCGATCCCGATTCACTGGCCGTAAACCAGATCTCCTTTCCATTTGGAGACCAGGCAAGGCCGGACGCACTGGAAGCCTCAGCAGTCAACACTTTCTTGTTTCCTTTCAGATCGAAAAACACAACCGTGCCGCGGTCATCTCCTATTGCAGGATGTTCAATCGCTGCGATGCTTTTCCCATCGGTAGAAAATCGAATATTGCTCACCCATCCTGCTGTTTCGAAATAATGTTCCCGATGGGAAATTCGAGTCTTCGTTTTCCGGGAACATTCCGGATAACGGCTAATTCACTTCCGTCGGGGGTCCAATCAGCATCCTGGACATCCTCCACAATTTCTCGTGGGGCGCCGCCATCGATCGGAACGCGAGCGAGCGTACCGGTTCGTTGCCAGCCAGTCATGAAACGCGAATTCAGAAGAACGGCCATTTCACCGGTGGAGGAAATAGCGAGCAGCTCCGAAAGTTGTAGATTCAATGATCGAGAGGCAGGGCTTTGTGGCCGCGTAGAAAAAACTTCAGACGGCGCACCGCTCCATGCGGCGGAGTACAGAATGGTTTGACGATCCGGCGCAAATCTTGACGCAGAAATATAACCGCGCCGAAAAGTCAATCGTTGAAAGATTGGAGTTTCTTGCTTTACGGAATTTTGTGTGAAGAGTAGAGTTGCAGCAGCGCCAACAGCCAGTCCGCTTATAAGGAGAAGAAGCGGTAATAGCCTTGATCCCCGAAGTCCTTTTCGTGCGGCCTGTACGGTGATTGATTCTGCAGCCCCGGTGCCTGAAATACCTGAAATCATTTCGAGATCAAACGCCAGATCACGCGCGGATTGAAATCTTTCTTCAGGACTTTTTTCCAGACAATGGCGAATGATTCGTTCCAGTGCTGCAGGCACACTTTTGTTCGTGGAGGACGGATCAACCGGATCCTCCTTCAGTATGGCGCTCATGGTATCGGCAGTAGAATCGCGATGGAATGCTCGTCTCCCTGTGATCATTTCGTACAGGATGGTACCGAAGGCGAAAAGATCCGATCGATGATCCACCTCACGGCTCCGGACCTGTTCAGGCGACATATAGCCCACCGTTCCCAACACCATGCCCGGCTGAGTGCCAGGATCCACAGTAACCAGACTGGAACGGCCTCCGCTAACAGGCTCTGGAATCGTTAGCTTCGCGAGACCAAAATCAAGAATCTTGATCCGCCCATCGCGCGTGACAAAAATATTTTCCGGCTTTAAATCACGATGAACGATTCCTTTATCATGCGCAGCAGCGAGACCATGCGCGATCTGGAGGGCATATTCAATCGCTTTCTGGTAATTAAGCGCGGAGCCACCAATCCGATCGCGCAGTGTTTCACCCACCAGAAGCTCAGAAACAACGTAAGGAGAATCTTCTTGCACTCCGATGTCGTAGACCGTGAGGATATTGGGATGATTCAGGATTCCTGCTGC
This genomic stretch from bacterium harbors:
- a CDS encoding carboxypeptidase-like regulatory domain-containing protein, coding for MKKSCYLTFVILFCAVTLAFSMGGGAGSSGQKNFRGFEGKVTDENGKALKGVEISLIAVDAGEVEQVKGAAESDGKKNLSSLTGGNGKYRFIAVRPGFYRVRYSINGYQTLEKLMEFKRGSKDAVMNIKLQQIGMESSPSANQP
- a CDS encoding serine/threonine protein kinase, translated to MAALQTGSLIGPYEILSPIGAGGMGEVYRAKDPRLGREVAIKVLPAQFSADADRLRRFEQEARAAGILNHPNILTVYDIGVQEDSPYVVSELLVGETLRDRIGGSALNYQKAIEYALQIAHGLAAAHDKGIVHRDLKPENIFVTRDGRIKILDFGLAKLTIPEPVSGGRSSLVTVDPGTQPGMVLGTVGYMSPEQVRSREVDHRSDLFAFGTILYEMITGRRAFHRDSTADTMSAILKEDPVDPSSTNKSVPAALERIIRHCLEKSPEERFQSARDLAFDLEMISGISGTGAAESITVQAARKGLRGSRLLPLLLLISGLAVGAAATLLFTQNSVKQETPIFQRLTFRRGYISASRFAPDRQTILYSAAWSGAPSEVFSTRPQSPASRSLNLQLSELLAISSTGEMAVLLNSRFMTGWQRTGTLARVPIDGGAPREIVEDVQDADWTPDGSELAVIRNVPGKRRLEFPIGNIISKQQDG